One genomic window of Ignavibacteriota bacterium includes the following:
- the msrB gene encoding peptide-methionine (R)-S-oxide reductase MsrB produces MSFEINKSDTEWKNILSDEEYYILRKKGTERPHTGKYNMHFEDGLYKCKACGNVLFDSDTKFDSHCGWPSFSDVKDKKAIKEVIDTSHGMIRTEVVCNKCGGHLGHVFDDGPNPTGLRYCINSVSIDFESATKEDENGQSKEN; encoded by the coding sequence ATGAGCTTTGAAATAAATAAATCTGATACTGAATGGAAAAATATTCTATCTGACGAAGAGTATTATATCTTACGTAAGAAGGGTACTGAAAGGCCACACACCGGTAAGTATAATATGCACTTTGAAGACGGTTTGTATAAATGTAAAGCTTGCGGCAATGTGCTTTTTGATAGCGATACAAAGTTTGATTCACATTGTGGCTGGCCTAGCTTTTCTGATGTAAAAGATAAAAAAGCAATTAAAGAAGTAATTGATACAAGTCATGGGATGATTCGTACCGAAGTTGTTTGCAATAAGTGTGGCGGTCATCTGGGGCATGTATTTGACGATGGTCCAAATCCTACAGGATTAAGATATTGCATCAATTCTGTATCTATTGATTTTGAAAGTGCAACTAAAGAAGACGAAAATGGACAGAGCAAAGAAAACTGA
- a CDS encoding OmpA family protein, with translation MNLKIIFYVCIFAVMLTNISISEETEVADSVNYELKPKFGIVGGLNLNLHSTSITDIQGFNSCCPEFTGGFGTGFYIGGLIDYPIDDKLQLMLRLTYSSYNGLLSEQTVLPVLDIRTGGSIPATIENQFDVQFGTIGIEPMVAYRLHKELFGHFGFRAGLLVDHNYSHIEEITNPKDRGTFSNGLQTWNVSFGDLPDPNVLLLGLKIGASYTLPMNKKGSLFIVPEIFYNLQFTPVIKNQTWNIHQFQIGAAVKYRQPPPPPPPPPPPLSPPFPEMPLPQEPPVLEADISIVEVDSLGNENKNFSLKIEDFISYNMRPLLTYVFFDSLSSNIPDKYIQLSKKVKEKFSKESLQNLGPIETYYHVLNIIGMRMNNYPDATIKITGTNSNSGDEKGNTALSRDRALKVRDYLRDTWGIDATRMPITSRNLPEKFTRLDDPGSDEENRRVEISASDPRITEPVFTVDTMRILSEYNLRFKPSSQSDVGIKNWEVKAVFDSKELVSYDGKGNVPVNLDWKLDKASNGAPKTAGNIFYFLTVTDSLSQTAVSARNRLPIERLTIDRKRLERIKDKEFEYYSLILFDFGKSNLRSEHNQVVDFIKNRVTPNATVYIKGYTDLIGDEAINKRISEKRAKSVADRLKIPSAIVEGIGEEIILYDNETPEGRYYCRTVQIIIETPVED, from the coding sequence ATGAATTTGAAAATTATATTCTACGTTTGTATTTTTGCTGTAATGTTAACAAATATCTCTATTTCGGAAGAAACTGAAGTAGCAGATTCTGTCAATTATGAGTTAAAGCCAAAGTTTGGAATTGTTGGTGGTCTAAATTTAAATCTTCATTCTACATCAATAACTGATATTCAGGGGTTCAATAGTTGCTGTCCTGAATTCACCGGTGGCTTTGGAACAGGATTTTATATCGGTGGACTGATTGATTATCCAATTGATGATAAATTGCAGCTAATGCTTCGACTGACTTATTCATCTTACAATGGTCTTTTATCCGAACAGACGGTTCTACCTGTTTTAGATATTCGTACAGGCGGGTCAATACCTGCAACAATAGAAAATCAATTTGATGTTCAGTTTGGTACTATTGGTATAGAACCAATGGTTGCATACAGACTCCATAAGGAACTTTTCGGTCATTTCGGATTCCGTGCAGGGCTACTTGTTGACCATAATTATTCTCATATCGAAGAAATAACAAACCCAAAAGATCGCGGCACATTCAGCAATGGATTACAAACTTGGAATGTGTCATTTGGAGATTTGCCCGACCCGAATGTGCTACTTTTAGGTTTGAAAATCGGTGCAAGCTATACTTTGCCAATGAACAAAAAAGGTTCGCTATTTATAGTGCCTGAAATATTTTACAACCTTCAGTTTACACCCGTGATTAAAAACCAGACATGGAACATTCATCAGTTTCAAATTGGAGCAGCTGTGAAGTATCGTCAACCACCGCCGCCACCGCCGCCACCACCTCCACCACTCTCGCCACCTTTCCCTGAAATGCCGTTGCCACAGGAACCTCCTGTTCTGGAAGCTGATATTTCTATTGTTGAAGTGGACAGTCTTGGTAATGAGAATAAAAACTTCAGTTTGAAAATTGAAGACTTTATCTCTTATAATATGAGACCCTTGCTGACTTACGTATTTTTTGATTCATTATCTTCAAATATACCTGATAAGTATATACAACTTAGCAAAAAAGTGAAAGAAAAATTCAGTAAGGAATCGCTCCAGAATCTCGGACCAATTGAGACTTATTATCATGTGCTCAATATTATTGGAATGAGAATGAATAATTACCCCGATGCTACCATAAAAATTACTGGAACAAATTCAAATTCAGGTGATGAAAAAGGTAATACTGCTTTATCAAGAGACAGAGCTCTTAAAGTCAGAGATTATTTGAGGGATACCTGGGGAATTGATGCCACAAGAATGCCAATAACTTCAAGGAACCTTCCTGAAAAATTCACCCGTTTAGACGACCCGGGAAGTGATGAAGAAAACCGAAGAGTCGAAATATCAGCAAGTGACCCAAGAATTACTGAGCCGGTTTTTACTGTGGATACAATGAGAATTTTATCTGAATACAACTTGAGATTTAAACCAAGCTCACAGTCTGATGTTGGTATAAAAAATTGGGAAGTAAAGGCTGTATTTGATTCTAAGGAATTAGTTTCTTATGACGGCAAGGGCAATGTTCCGGTTAATCTGGATTGGAAATTAGATAAAGCATCAAACGGAGCACCCAAAACTGCCGGCAATATATTTTATTTTCTGACTGTAACTGATTCTCTTTCCCAGACAGCCGTTTCAGCAAGGAACCGTTTACCAATCGAACGTTTGACGATTGACCGCAAGCGCCTTGAGAGAATTAAGGACAAAGAATTTGAATATTACAGTTTAATTTTATTTGATTTCGGAAAATCAAATCTTCGTTCAGAGCATAATCAAGTGGTTGACTTCATTAAAAATCGAGTGACACCTAATGCGACAGTTTATATTAAAGGATATACCGATTTGATAGGTGATGAAGCTATTAATAAAAGAATTTCCGAAAAAAGAGCAAAATCAGTTGCTGACAGATTGAAAATCCCATCAGCTATTGTTGAAGGAATCGGAGAGGAAATAATACTTTACGACAACGAAACCCCTGAAGGGCGTTATTATTGCCGTACTGTTCAAATTATTATCGAAACACCCGTAGAAGATTAA
- a CDS encoding rhodanese-related sulfurtransferase, which yields MKQKSNFKLLTFYKFVDIENPRELTEQHRDFCVDIGLRGRIFIGEEGINATVSGNFGQIKAYLLYLKSIPEFRDIPDIEEKTTLVTEHQFNKMIVRYRREIVALGEIFKSSEIQQSTHKISVDEFKEVMENYRDDYVLLDMRNDYEYNLGHFRDAVPAGTIYFRELKDVLEDYKKQYSDKKIIMYCTGGIRCEKAGALLEREGIEGVFQLDGGVVKYVNKFNDKNWVGNLYTFDGRISTPVGDDSTHTIISKCHYSGEPAEEYFNCRFGKCNDQIISTEDKYKKYFGFCSEECKEKSLETLLIRNESFDKLNYKILRGQIKSYPEKHNEIAMIIRNNISKHLDGITIPVEKSRKLKVSG from the coding sequence ATGAAACAAAAGAGCAATTTTAAATTACTTACCTTTTATAAATTTGTTGATATCGAAAATCCCCGTGAACTAACTGAGCAGCACAGGGATTTTTGTGTAGATATTGGTCTTCGGGGTCGAATTTTCATTGGCGAAGAAGGAATTAATGCCACAGTTTCCGGTAACTTTGGACAAATCAAAGCATACTTGTTATATTTAAAGTCCATACCTGAATTCAGAGATATTCCGGACATAGAAGAAAAGACTACTTTAGTCACTGAGCATCAATTTAATAAAATGATAGTACGCTACCGAAGAGAAATTGTAGCTTTAGGCGAAATATTCAAATCATCTGAAATTCAGCAATCAACCCATAAAATTTCTGTAGATGAATTTAAAGAAGTGATGGAAAATTATCGGGATGATTATGTTCTGCTTGATATGAGAAATGATTATGAGTATAATCTTGGACATTTCCGTGATGCCGTTCCTGCCGGAACAATTTACTTCAGAGAGCTAAAAGATGTGCTTGAAGACTACAAAAAGCAATATTCTGATAAAAAAATCATAATGTATTGTACAGGCGGAATAAGATGCGAAAAAGCCGGCGCTTTGCTTGAAAGAGAAGGAATTGAAGGTGTTTTCCAGCTTGATGGTGGTGTTGTAAAATATGTCAACAAATTTAATGATAAAAATTGGGTTGGAAATCTATACACTTTCGATGGAAGAATAAGTACACCGGTTGGTGATGATAGCACTCATACCATTATCTCTAAATGTCACTATTCAGGCGAGCCGGCTGAAGAGTATTTCAATTGCAGATTTGGTAAATGCAATGACCAAATCATTAGCACTGAAGACAAGTATAAAAAGTATTTCGGATTTTGCAGCGAAGAGTGCAAAGAAAAATCTCTGGAAACGCTTCTCATTCGCAATGAGTCATTCGATAAGTTGAATTATAAAATTCTGCGCGGACAAATTAAATCATATCCCGAAAAGCATAATGAAATTGCCATGATAATAAGAAATAATATTTCTAAACATCTTGATGGAATTACAATTCCGGTTGAAAAATCCCGAAAACTAAAAGTTTCCGGCTGA
- a CDS encoding tRNA-dihydrouridine synthase, whose product MQSFWKEPNKKFIALAPMEDVTDTVFREIVLKISEPGTLNVLFAEFTSIDGLCHPIGRPKVSHRLKISDSEKELVKKMGVKIVAQIWGSDPEKFHQAAKLICENYEFDGIDINMGCPVKKIVKQASCSELIKYPELSKEIILATKEGSNIPVSVKTRTGIKHHETESWIENLLSTNPECITLHCRTQKMMSDYPAEWDEMRKAVAVRNQSGRSTIMVGNGDILSLEECYLKIEEYGMEGAMVGRGIFKNPWFFNTKQTEHSAEEKLNLLWKHAKLYHDTWDNEKSFAIIKRFLKIYTYDFYGASEIRARMMETMKLEDVRNILESLDYDLNLE is encoded by the coding sequence ATGCAGAGTTTTTGGAAAGAACCCAACAAGAAGTTTATAGCACTTGCACCGATGGAAGATGTTACTGATACTGTTTTCCGTGAAATAGTACTTAAAATCTCCGAGCCCGGAACTTTAAATGTGCTTTTTGCTGAATTTACATCAATAGATGGGCTTTGCCATCCGATTGGTCGTCCCAAAGTCAGCCACAGACTCAAAATCAGCGATAGTGAAAAAGAATTAGTTAAGAAAATGGGAGTGAAAATAGTTGCTCAGATTTGGGGCTCTGACCCAGAGAAATTTCATCAGGCTGCTAAGCTAATTTGTGAGAATTACGAATTTGACGGTATTGATATAAATATGGGATGCCCTGTAAAGAAAATTGTTAAGCAAGCATCTTGCTCAGAGTTAATCAAGTACCCGGAGCTGTCAAAAGAAATTATTCTTGCAACAAAAGAAGGTTCCAATATTCCAGTTTCCGTTAAAACACGTACCGGAATCAAACATCATGAAACCGAAAGCTGGATTGAAAATTTATTGAGTACTAATCCCGAGTGCATAACTCTGCACTGCCGTACTCAAAAGATGATGAGTGACTACCCCGCTGAATGGGACGAGATGAGAAAAGCTGTTGCCGTAAGAAATCAAAGTGGCAGAAGTACGATTATGGTGGGTAATGGCGATATTTTATCACTTGAAGAGTGTTACCTTAAAATTGAAGAATACGGTATGGAAGGAGCTATGGTTGGGAGAGGGATTTTCAAAAATCCTTGGTTTTTCAATACTAAGCAAACTGAACATAGTGCTGAAGAGAAGTTGAATCTTCTCTGGAAACATGCTAAACTCTATCATGACACATGGGATAATGAGAAAAGTTTTGCTATTATAAAAAGATTTCTGAAAATTTATACTTATGATTTTTATGGTGCATCAGAAATCAGAGCCAGAATGATGGAAACTATGAAATTAGAGGATGTTCGTAATATTCTCGAATCTCTTGACTATGATTTAAATCTGGAGTAG
- a CDS encoding T9SS type A sorting domain-containing protein has product MKKIFALIFVLLFVAKIAFSQELRNVDSRDFAVLLSAEVSINPPSIKLIWEKNELASQYRIHKKRIADYAFGNEPIAILDSLTTEYTDPNVLPGVAYEYEVWALQRGTAQSNPMSFWGFGYLLTGIDVPEYDQPGYVLLLIDETMKDALSSEILRLKNDLRAEGWGILERYVPRTEQFDGQAVKSAKQIVIDEYNKYRNDLKSIYILGRVAVPYSGDIYPDAHPDHRGAWPADIYYGYPNELLWTDVSVNMTVASREANKNIPGDGKFDQSSIGTSLASIAVGRVDLYGMKAFHGELQNPEAVLLKRYLDKNHNYRNGQFDYEIAGIIDDNFAAHNIVEAFASSGWRNIGSLAGRKNVKKADFFTTLGTESKLFAYGCGGGSYTSAGGIGNTNDFATKDVNAVFTMLFGSYFGDWDIDNNFLRAPLATNPMALTCSWAGRPHWYYHHMAFGYPIGYSALLSHNNTNTYKPNIVYTAQYPNGVIFSIGMRNIHTALMGDPTLKLSPYSVPSPDLVKVSVPLGESDDIHTVKIEWSAPEIATEHHFNIYRSTDEFGKYEKLNSNPLKGTEFIDTLSNEDFYRFDGDIYYLVRTAMLETNNSGRYYNVSRGRVGSAFVTSVNSKTTFNSGIKINPNPATDLATIQFTNGISGPTEIEVVDLSGNQLIILLHSDLYAGTHTVNWDLKTATGLSINPGVYFVRMKNGNKIYVEKLIKM; this is encoded by the coding sequence ATGAAAAAGATTTTTGCCTTAATTTTTGTGCTTTTATTCGTAGCTAAAATTGCTTTTTCTCAAGAATTGCGCAATGTTGACTCCCGTGATTTTGCTGTATTGCTGTCTGCTGAAGTAAGCATAAATCCACCATCAATAAAATTGATTTGGGAAAAGAATGAGCTTGCATCTCAATACAGAATCCATAAGAAAAGGATAGCTGACTATGCTTTCGGCAATGAGCCGATTGCAATATTAGATAGTTTAACGACTGAATATACTGACCCCAATGTACTTCCCGGAGTTGCCTATGAGTATGAAGTTTGGGCACTTCAGAGAGGTACAGCTCAAAGTAACCCCATGTCTTTCTGGGGGTTTGGGTATTTGCTCACTGGTATTGATGTACCGGAATACGACCAGCCCGGCTATGTACTTCTGTTGATTGATGAAACAATGAAAGACGCTTTAAGTAGCGAAATTCTCAGGCTAAAAAATGACCTTAGAGCCGAAGGATGGGGGATATTGGAGAGATATGTACCACGAACTGAACAATTTGACGGACAAGCTGTGAAATCAGCTAAACAGATTGTAATTGATGAATACAACAAATATCGAAATGATTTAAAATCAATTTATATTTTAGGCAGAGTTGCTGTACCATATTCAGGTGATATTTATCCTGATGCACATCCTGACCACCGTGGCGCCTGGCCTGCTGATATTTACTACGGATATCCGAATGAATTATTATGGACAGATGTTTCAGTAAATATGACAGTTGCAAGCAGAGAAGCAAATAAAAATATTCCCGGTGATGGAAAATTTGACCAATCAAGTATTGGAACTTCACTTGCCTCAATTGCAGTCGGTAGGGTGGACCTGTATGGAATGAAAGCGTTCCATGGAGAGCTTCAGAATCCGGAAGCGGTACTTTTAAAACGTTATCTTGATAAAAATCATAATTACCGCAACGGGCAATTTGATTATGAAATTGCAGGCATTATTGATGATAATTTTGCGGCACATAATATAGTTGAAGCATTCGCAAGCTCAGGCTGGAGAAATATCGGCTCTCTTGCCGGAAGAAAGAACGTAAAAAAAGCAGACTTTTTTACTACTCTCGGAACTGAAAGCAAGCTATTTGCGTATGGTTGCGGAGGTGGTTCTTACACAAGCGCCGGCGGTATTGGAAATACCAACGACTTTGCTACTAAAGATGTCAATGCTGTGTTTACTATGCTTTTCGGCTCATATTTTGGAGATTGGGATATTGATAACAATTTCCTGAGAGCGCCACTTGCTACAAATCCGATGGCTCTAACCTGTAGTTGGGCAGGACGTCCTCACTGGTATTATCACCACATGGCTTTTGGCTATCCGATTGGTTATTCAGCACTCCTATCTCATAATAATACTAACACTTATAAACCGAATATTGTTTATACAGCACAATATCCCAATGGAGTTATTTTTAGTATCGGTATGCGAAACATCCATACTGCACTTATGGGTGACCCGACATTAAAGCTATCTCCTTATTCTGTACCAAGCCCCGATTTGGTAAAAGTTTCAGTTCCATTAGGCGAATCTGATGATATTCATACAGTAAAAATTGAATGGTCGGCACCTGAAATTGCTACTGAGCATCATTTTAATATTTATCGCTCTACTGATGAGTTCGGAAAATATGAAAAACTTAATTCCAATCCGCTAAAGGGAACAGAGTTCATAGACACTCTTTCAAATGAAGACTTCTACAGGTTTGATGGTGATATTTATTACTTGGTTCGGACTGCAATGCTTGAAACCAATAATTCAGGAAGATATTATAATGTCAGTCGTGGTAGAGTCGGAAGTGCCTTTGTAACAAGTGTAAACAGCAAAACTACTTTTAATTCAGGTATAAAAATTAATCCGAATCCTGCAACTGATTTAGCAACCATTCAATTTACTAATGGTATTTCAGGACCAACAGAAATTGAGGTGGTTGACCTTAGTGGAAATCAATTGATCATTTTATTGCACAGTGATTTGTATGCCGGAACTCATACTGTCAATTGGGACCTGAAAACTGCGACAGGCTTGAGTATTAATCCGGGAGTTTATTTTGTTAGAATGAAAAATGGCAACAAAATTTACGTAGAGAAATTAATCAAAATGTAA
- a CDS encoding aminotransferase class I/II-fold pyridoxal phosphate-dependent enzyme: MDYKPANRIQDYLVFGEFGGVNPSITDSSTFTFLTSEKMNEIFEHEIEGCYLYSRHMNPMNSFLSDALALLENTPAAHVFASGMGAISCATLQLCSSGDEIVSSRTVYGGTFALFKNIFPEMGIKCNFVDITKLDEVKAAITPRTKVIYCETISNPMLEVADIKALRQIADESDCKLVVDNTFTPMVISPYNHGAHIVIHSLTKYINGASDAVGGVVCADREFISSMKDVNTGYSMLLGPTMDSLRAASILKNLRTLHIRMQQHSKNAMFIAEKLEAAGLRVIYPGLKSHPHHEKMKVLMNPGYGFSGMVTLDVKTDEIAAKILPMMQENLVGYFAVSLGFYKTLFSSPSHSTSSEIPEDVRDDIGMTGSIIRFSFGLDFEIERSWERIEHCLKEVGLL, encoded by the coding sequence ATGGATTATAAACCTGCTAACAGGATACAGGATTATCTTGTATTTGGCGAATTTGGTGGAGTAAACCCATCAATAACTGATTCATCTACATTCACTTTTTTGACAAGTGAAAAGATGAATGAAATTTTCGAGCATGAAATCGAAGGATGCTACCTTTATTCGCGCCACATGAATCCTATGAACAGTTTCTTAAGCGATGCATTAGCACTTCTTGAGAATACACCTGCTGCACATGTTTTTGCATCGGGCATGGGAGCAATAAGCTGCGCTACTTTGCAATTATGTTCAAGCGGCGACGAAATTGTATCGAGCCGAACTGTCTATGGCGGTACTTTTGCATTATTTAAAAATATTTTTCCTGAAATGGGAATAAAATGTAATTTTGTTGATATTACTAAGTTGGATGAAGTAAAAGCAGCAATTACTCCAAGAACTAAGGTGATATACTGCGAAACCATCAGCAACCCAATGCTTGAAGTTGCAGATATTAAAGCACTCAGACAAATTGCTGATGAAAGTGATTGTAAACTTGTCGTGGACAATACTTTTACTCCAATGGTGATATCTCCATATAATCACGGGGCACATATAGTGATTCATAGTTTGACGAAGTATATCAACGGGGCAAGTGACGCTGTAGGCGGAGTAGTCTGCGCTGATAGGGAATTTATCAGTAGTATGAAAGATGTAAATACCGGATACTCAATGCTCCTCGGTCCGACTATGGATAGTTTGAGAGCAGCGAGCATACTAAAAAATCTCAGGACACTTCACATAAGGATGCAACAGCACAGTAAAAACGCAATGTTCATAGCTGAAAAGCTTGAAGCTGCCGGTTTGCGTGTTATTTATCCCGGACTTAAGTCTCATCCTCATCATGAAAAAATGAAAGTGCTGATGAATCCCGGCTATGGATTTAGCGGTATGGTTACTCTTGATGTCAAAACTGATGAAATTGCTGCAAAAATACTCCCTATGATGCAGGAAAATCTTGTTGGTTACTTTGCTGTAAGTCTTGGTTTTTACAAGACACTGTTTAGTTCGCCAAGCCATTCAACTTCATCGGAAATTCCGGAAGATGTGCGTGACGATATAGGAATGACCGGTAGTATTATAAGATTTTCTTTCGGACTTGATTTTGAAATCGAAAGAAGTTGGGAAAGAATCGAGCATTGCCTTAAAGAAGTAGGTCTTCTTTAA
- the purM gene encoding phosphoribosylformylglycinamidine cyclo-ligase has protein sequence MSISYKDSGVDILAGEETVDRIKPLVKSTHNDKVLSNIGLFGGFYDASFKEYEHPILVASTDGVGTKLKVAFMSDYHKTIGQCLVNHCVNDILCCGAKPLFFLDYFATGKLNPDVTVDVIEGFVTACKENETALIGGETAEMPSMYNEGEYDVSGTIIGVVDKKNIVNGTSIKKGDVLIGLKSTGLHTNGYSLARAVLFPKYNVNDFVNHLDETVGEALLKVHKSYLKYVLPLVEMQVLTGISHITGGGLIGNTSRIMPDGLSLNIDWNSWKRPAIFELIQEEGNISEEEMRAAFNLGIGMVLVTNPGNVELVVNSVKEYEPVIIGDVK, from the coding sequence ATGAGCATTTCATATAAAGATTCAGGTGTGGATATATTAGCAGGCGAAGAAACTGTTGACAGAATAAAGCCTCTTGTAAAATCAACACATAATGATAAAGTCTTATCAAATATAGGTTTATTCGGCGGTTTCTACGACGCTTCATTTAAAGAATACGAACATCCAATATTGGTTGCAAGCACAGATGGAGTCGGTACAAAGCTAAAAGTCGCATTCATGTCTGATTACCACAAAACAATTGGCCAGTGCTTAGTAAATCACTGCGTAAATGATATTTTGTGTTGTGGAGCAAAACCATTATTTTTCCTTGACTACTTTGCTACCGGCAAGCTTAATCCTGATGTCACTGTTGATGTTATCGAGGGATTTGTAACTGCCTGCAAAGAAAATGAGACTGCACTTATTGGCGGAGAAACTGCTGAAATGCCTTCGATGTATAATGAAGGGGAATATGATGTTTCAGGTACAATCATAGGAGTAGTTGACAAAAAAAATATTGTTAATGGCACAAGTATCAAGAAAGGTGATGTTCTTATCGGACTGAAATCAACAGGACTTCATACAAACGGATACTCACTTGCACGTGCAGTACTTTTCCCGAAATACAATGTAAATGATTTTGTCAACCACCTTGATGAAACAGTAGGTGAAGCACTTTTAAAAGTGCATAAAAGCTATTTGAAATATGTCCTACCACTTGTAGAAATGCAGGTATTGACTGGAATAAGTCACATAACCGGAGGTGGATTGATTGGAAATACATCGAGAATTATGCCTGATGGATTGTCACTCAATATTGACTGGAATTCTTGGAAAAGACCTGCGATTTTTGAGCTTATACAGGAAGAAGGTAATATTTCTGAAGAAGAAATGAGAGCGGCATTCAATTTGGGAATTGGCATGGTGCTGGTTACTAATCCAGGTAATGTTGAACTCGTTGTTAATTCAGTCAAAGAATATGAGCCGGTTATTATTGGCGATGTGAAGTAA
- a CDS encoding LOG family protein has protein sequence MSVCVFFGSSKILENEQRYLDTIAISNFVSSLGYDVASGGYSGVMEASLRGAVKNGVRRIGITCDLFEDRVPNEFLSDEIRSKDYFERLEILIDLGDFYIAMCGESGTLLEVSAVASLLERKLIEDRHLILVGSEWHNLGGFLQIDNKRIFIAEDINQACDIIRNLYGK, from the coding sequence ATGAGCGTTTGTGTATTTTTTGGTAGTAGTAAAATATTAGAAAATGAACAAAGATACTTAGATACTATTGCAATATCAAATTTTGTTTCGAGTCTTGGTTATGATGTCGCATCCGGAGGCTATAGCGGTGTCATGGAAGCATCTTTGAGAGGTGCAGTCAAAAATGGAGTCAGAAGAATTGGAATAACCTGCGACTTGTTTGAAGATAGAGTTCCCAATGAATTTCTTTCTGATGAAATCAGGTCTAAAGATTACTTTGAGAGACTCGAGATTTTAATTGACCTTGGGGATTTTTATATTGCAATGTGCGGTGAAAGCGGAACACTTTTGGAGGTTTCAGCTGTTGCCTCACTTTTAGAAAGAAAATTAATTGAAGACCGTCATCTAATACTTGTAGGGAGTGAGTGGCATAATCTCGGAGGATTTCTACAAATTGATAACAAGAGAATTTTTATTGCTGAAGACATTAATCAAGCTTGTGATATCATAAGGAATTTATATGGAAAGTAA
- a CDS encoding glycosyltransferase: protein MKIAYLSTFYPFRGGIAQFNAALYNEFRKNYDIEAYTFKVQYPNILFPGKTQFVQSDDIAEMIDSKRILNTVNPLTYVTTADKIKKYNPDILITKFWMPFFAPSLGYIAGKLSKSTKRISILDNVIPHELRYGDITLINYFLNRNDGFVVMSDAVKRDLLRIKPDAKYIFHPHPLYDHFGEKVSQQKARAELGLPVDKKVILTFGFIRDYKGIDLAISAMKILGDEYYLIIAGEVYGSFDKYQTQIDELGINSKISLFTKYISDAETSLFFSAADVCLLPYKSATQSGIVAISYHFDLPVIATNVGGLAEMIEPCGGGIMTKNVSAESIADTVNHYFSENDVEFTSNIQSYKKQASWDSLAQNIIKFSGEI from the coding sequence ATGAAAATAGCTTACTTATCAACTTTTTATCCATTTCGGGGCGGGATTGCACAGTTCAACGCAGCCTTGTATAACGAATTTCGTAAGAATTATGATATTGAAGCATATACATTCAAAGTTCAGTATCCGAATATTTTATTTCCTGGAAAAACTCAATTTGTTCAATCGGATGATATTGCTGAAATGATAGATTCAAAAAGGATTCTTAATACTGTAAACCCATTGACCTATGTGACTACAGCTGACAAAATCAAAAAGTATAATCCTGATATTCTCATTACAAAATTTTGGATGCCATTTTTTGCTCCCTCATTAGGATATATTGCAGGTAAATTAAGCAAATCTACAAAGAGAATTTCAATATTGGATAATGTAATTCCTCACGAACTAAGATATGGGGATATAACTTTGATTAATTACTTTCTTAATCGCAATGACGGATTTGTTGTTATGAGCGATGCTGTGAAGCGAGACTTGCTCAGAATCAAGCCGGATGCTAAGTATATTTTTCATCCGCATCCGCTTTATGACCATTTCGGAGAAAAAGTTTCTCAGCAAAAGGCAAGAGCAGAACTCGGTCTTCCGGTTGACAAAAAAGTCATTCTGACGTTTGGTTTTATTCGTGATTACAAAGGGATTGACCTTGCCATTTCAGCAATGAAGATACTTGGTGATGAGTATTACCTCATTATTGCAGGTGAAGTTTATGGCAGTTTCGATAAATATCAGACGCAAATTGATGAGCTGGGAATAAATAGTAAAATATCACTTTTTACAAAATATATATCAGATGCTGAAACCTCACTTTTCTTCTCAGCGGCTGATGTTTGCCTTTTGCCCTATAAGTCGGCTACTCAAAGTGGTATTGTTGCTATATCATATCATTTTGATTTACCTGTAATCGCCACAAACGTTGGCGGTCTTGCCGAAATGATTGAGCCTTGTGGGGGAGGAATTATGACTAAAAATGTTTCAGCAGAGTCTATAGCCGACACAGTTAATCACTATTTCTCTGAAAACGACGTTGAATTCACAAGCAATATCCAATCTTACAAAAAGCAGGCTTCATGGGATAGTCTTGCTCAAAATATAATAAAATTTAGTGGAGAAATTTAA